The following coding sequences lie in one Alphaproteobacteria bacterium genomic window:
- a CDS encoding DNA-binding protein: protein MSWGLKSLTFSQWPWNGSDLKPLKLGGRILCRIEDIASFEQQQFRKKQLPTRGDNKCTQLFS, encoded by the coding sequence ATGAGTTGGGGATTGAAATCATTAACCTTTAGCCAGTGGCCATGGAATGGCAGTGACCTCAAACCTCTCAAACTTGGAGGCAGAATCCTTTGCCGAATTGAGGATATAGCTTCTTTTGAACAGCAACAATTCCGAAAAAAACAACTTCCAACTAGAGGAGATAACAAATGCACTCAACTCTTCTCGTAG
- a CDS encoding DASS family sodium-coupled anion symporter yields MKIVPALVIFVICGGLWLIDPPSGLDLKAWQLFIIFFGTILGVVLKPLPMGAIALLGVVFATLTQTLTLPQALSSFSKPVVWLVVFAFFIAKGFIKTGLGSRIAYFFISLLGKSSLGLSYGIVLTDFLLSPVIPSNTARSGGILFPIVKSLSEEYGSSPKEGTQRKIGAFLMQVTFQADVVISGIFLTALAGNPLTIGFAREFGAEITWMTWVLATIVPGMVCLLLIPLILYYLYPPEVKTTPEAPNIARENLKEMGSLQFGEVVMLLTFSVLLVLWIFGSSLDVHPATAALLGVVTLLSTGVLSWEDILKERGAWDTLIWFSILLGMATYLAEFGMMKWFGAHVQSLVSTYTMGVAVVILALIYFYSHYFFASATAHISSLYSVFLVAFIAAGVPPLPAALLLAVFSSLSSGLTHYGTGPAPVFYGAKYVKIKTWWALGAIISVVNLAVWALLGPVWWRMIGML; encoded by the coding sequence ATGAAGATAGTTCCCGCCTTGGTGATTTTTGTCATCTGCGGAGGACTGTGGCTCATTGATCCACCTTCGGGTCTTGATTTGAAAGCTTGGCAGCTTTTTATTATCTTTTTTGGGACTATTCTGGGGGTTGTTTTAAAGCCTCTTCCTATGGGGGCTATCGCGCTTTTGGGCGTTGTCTTTGCAACCCTCACCCAAACGCTGACGCTTCCCCAGGCCCTCAGTAGCTTTAGCAAACCAGTCGTTTGGCTTGTGGTTTTTGCTTTCTTTATTGCAAAAGGTTTTATCAAAACAGGGCTTGGTTCTCGGATTGCCTACTTTTTTATCTCTTTGCTCGGAAAAAGCAGCTTGGGACTTTCCTATGGGATTGTCTTGACGGATTTCTTATTGTCTCCCGTTATTCCCAGCAACACGGCCCGCAGCGGTGGGATCTTGTTTCCCATTGTGAAGTCTCTCTCAGAAGAGTACGGGAGCAGCCCGAAGGAAGGCACGCAGCGCAAAATAGGGGCCTTCTTGATGCAGGTAACCTTTCAAGCCGATGTTGTGATTAGTGGTATTTTCTTAACAGCTCTGGCTGGCAATCCTCTTACAATTGGATTTGCCAGAGAGTTTGGGGCCGAGATAACGTGGATGACATGGGTATTGGCTACAATAGTTCCAGGCATGGTTTGTTTGCTCCTCATTCCTTTGATTCTTTATTATTTGTATCCTCCAGAGGTGAAAACGACCCCGGAAGCCCCAAATATTGCGCGAGAAAACCTTAAAGAGATGGGATCGTTGCAATTTGGAGAAGTGGTGATGTTGCTCACCTTCTCCGTTCTGTTAGTCTTATGGATTTTTGGTTCTAGCTTAGACGTGCATCCTGCAACGGCTGCTTTATTAGGGGTGGTAACCCTCTTGTCGACGGGTGTATTGTCTTGGGAAGATATCCTGAAAGAAAGGGGAGCTTGGGATACCCTTATTTGGTTTTCCATACTCCTAGGAATGGCGACCTATTTGGCTGAGTTTGGCATGATGAAATGGTTTGGTGCTCATGTTCAGTCACTTGTTTCGACTTATACGATGGGGGTTGCGGTTGTCATCCTGGCCTTGATCTACTTTTATAGCCATTACTTTTTTGCCAGTGCGACAGCCCATATTTCGTCCCTGTACTCGGTTTTCCTCGTGGCCTTCATTGCCGCAGGTGTTCCACCCCTCCCTGCAGCCCTTCTATTGGCCGTATTTTCTTCCCTTTCCAGTGGACTTACCCATTATGGAACAGGTCCAGCGCCCGTATTCTATGGCGCCAAATACGTGAAGATCAAAACTTGGTGGGCTCTAGGCGCCATTATCTCGGTAGTGAACTTGGCTGTTTGGGCTCTCTTGGGTCCAGTCTGGTGGCGCATGATTGGGATGCTGTAG
- the gpt gene encoding xanthine phosphoribosyltransferase, giving the protein MTALPNETPHKFHVSWKEFHRDTRALAWNLPKQPWKGLVSITRGGLVPSAIIARELDIRLIDTVCIISYDDLDTQKEAETLKPASSIIESQGKDWLIIDDLVDTGKTASIVRDMLPQAYLAAVYAKPAGRPIIDSYVTEVSQDTWIVLPWETDGE; this is encoded by the coding sequence ATGACAGCCCTCCCAAATGAGACTCCCCACAAGTTTCATGTCTCCTGGAAAGAATTCCATCGGGATACACGCGCTCTTGCCTGGAACCTTCCCAAACAACCCTGGAAAGGCCTTGTTTCTATTACGCGCGGTGGGCTGGTACCATCCGCTATCATTGCACGAGAACTGGATATCCGCCTAATCGATACCGTCTGTATCATTAGCTACGATGATCTAGACACCCAAAAAGAGGCCGAAACCCTCAAGCCTGCCTCATCCATCATAGAATCCCAGGGAAAAGACTGGCTCATTATTGATGATCTGGTCGATACGGGCAAAACGGCCTCTATCGTCAGAGACATGTTGCCACAAGCCTATCTAGCCGCCGTCTATGCTAAACCCGCAGGGCGCCCTATCATTGATAGCTATGTGACCGAAGTCAGCCAGGATACTTGGATTGTGCTCCCATGGGAGACAGATGGGGAGTAG
- a CDS encoding DedA family protein — MLEQFIYDYGYWMIIVGALIEGEALLLLAGAFAYHGFFSLPLVMLISYVGAIIHDQLLFFLGRYGGTWLLKRCPKWAKKTERVFKLMKKYDNIFILGFRFIYGIRTITPIAIGMSEIKQRRYALLTLLAGAIWAIVISFLGYFFAEAIESITQNFDKVQKYIAAGVGVVVLAAASYYYFKKKIRKEIGDDSPPK, encoded by the coding sequence ATGCTAGAGCAATTTATTTACGATTACGGCTATTGGATGATTATCGTCGGCGCCCTCATTGAAGGAGAGGCGCTCCTGTTGCTCGCGGGTGCTTTTGCATACCACGGGTTTTTCTCCCTCCCCCTTGTCATGCTTATTTCTTACGTTGGGGCCATAATTCATGATCAGCTGCTGTTTTTCCTGGGGCGCTATGGCGGCACTTGGCTCTTGAAACGCTGTCCTAAGTGGGCCAAAAAGACCGAGCGGGTTTTCAAACTTATGAAGAAATACGATAACATCTTCATTCTGGGCTTTCGATTCATCTATGGCATCCGAACCATCACCCCCATTGCCATTGGCATGAGTGAGATCAAACAACGCCGATATGCACTCCTGACTCTTCTTGCAGGGGCCATCTGGGCTATCGTTATTAGTTTTCTGGGATACTTTTTCGCCGAAGCTATTGAATCTATCACTCAGAATTTTGACAAGGTGCAGAAATATATTGCTGCAGGCGTTGGGGTGGTTGTCTTAGCAGCCGCCAGTTATTACTATTTTAAAAAAAAGATAAGAAAGGAAATTGGAGATGACAGCCCTCCCAAATGA
- a CDS encoding heme lyase CcmF/NrfE family subunit: MNALIGEGLLFAALSMALVQASLPHTAKQDYLRARQILATGQGLVITIAFGLLLHAFAISDFSFLVVFKNSHQDMPYIYKLTALWGNHEGSMLLWVLLLSLMGMLFSWRKAPSTRMLSQALAVLGGINGGFIAYVLFSSNPFLTLAVTPRMGLDLNPLLQDPGLVIHPPFLYMGYVGFVIPFACACAALFQKEIATKWVSWIKPWTLWSWASLTTGITLGSYWAYYELGWGGFWFWDPIENASLMPWLSGTALLHSLLVLEKRRSLKGWCIFLALLTFSLCLLGSLLTRSGVVSSVHAFALDPSRGYFILALLTIIAGSAFSLFAIRRKKIRESSTIKAFSRDTALISNNVLLMTALGAVLLGTIYPIFQEAITGEAVTVGPVYFNKIFLILTLFLGFAMVVGPRIPWQSVSLKKSFDRLGILGLATLAAFTFFYYWLHKSLSISLLLATAFWLLFGTIGLWIRKTQATRLKKLSKTFNLMTMAHLGFTITLIGISVDAGFHKEELSAQYEASGFYFAGYAFNFNGFETIEEPTFTSRKAEIEIHTGFDHLGNVYPERRFYTISQTATSEVALYTIWLSQIYVTLGNELPDGKWNIYVAYRPWILLIWIGGLLMALSGFLGVIPFRARKKKDPLKNKTRS; encoded by the coding sequence ATGAATGCGCTCATTGGCGAAGGACTCCTTTTTGCTGCTCTGAGTATGGCGTTGGTGCAAGCCTCATTGCCCCATACTGCAAAACAAGACTATCTAAGAGCACGGCAAATTCTAGCAACAGGCCAAGGCCTCGTGATCACAATAGCCTTTGGACTTTTGCTTCACGCCTTTGCCATCTCAGACTTTTCCTTTCTTGTTGTATTCAAAAACTCTCATCAAGACATGCCATATATATATAAACTGACCGCCCTCTGGGGAAATCATGAGGGCTCTATGTTGTTGTGGGTCCTTCTCTTAAGTCTCATGGGAATGCTTTTTTCATGGAGAAAGGCCCCAAGCACCCGTATGTTGTCACAAGCCCTCGCTGTCCTCGGTGGCATTAATGGCGGATTTATTGCCTATGTCCTTTTTTCGTCCAATCCTTTCCTGACCTTAGCCGTCACCCCTAGAATGGGTCTAGACCTGAATCCTCTCCTTCAAGATCCTGGACTCGTGATCCATCCCCCGTTCCTTTATATGGGATATGTTGGCTTTGTGATCCCATTTGCCTGCGCCTGCGCAGCTCTCTTCCAAAAAGAAATTGCCACTAAATGGGTTTCCTGGATAAAGCCATGGACACTCTGGTCGTGGGCCTCTCTCACCACGGGCATCACTCTAGGCAGCTACTGGGCGTACTATGAATTAGGCTGGGGGGGCTTCTGGTTTTGGGATCCCATAGAAAATGCATCCCTCATGCCATGGCTCAGTGGCACAGCCCTCCTCCACTCTCTCCTGGTCTTGGAAAAAAGGCGTTCCCTTAAAGGCTGGTGCATTTTTCTTGCGCTCCTTACGTTTTCCCTCTGCCTTCTAGGATCCCTCCTCACCCGTTCAGGTGTTGTCAGTTCTGTCCACGCTTTTGCTCTGGATCCTTCTCGCGGATATTTCATCCTAGCACTCTTAACAATCATCGCAGGAAGTGCGTTTTCACTTTTCGCAATTCGTCGTAAAAAAATTAGAGAATCGAGTACGATAAAGGCTTTCTCAAGAGACACCGCCCTCATCAGCAACAATGTACTTCTCATGACCGCCCTGGGCGCCGTACTCCTTGGAACCATATATCCAATTTTCCAAGAAGCCATAACAGGTGAAGCTGTCACCGTCGGGCCCGTATACTTCAATAAGATTTTCCTCATCCTCACACTCTTCCTGGGATTTGCTATGGTCGTTGGGCCCAGAATCCCGTGGCAAAGCGTTAGCCTTAAAAAATCTTTTGATCGACTGGGCATTCTTGGACTCGCCACATTAGCCGCCTTTACTTTTTTCTATTATTGGCTGCACAAAAGTTTATCCATATCACTCCTCTTAGCCACAGCCTTTTGGCTTTTGTTTGGGACGATTGGTCTGTGGATACGAAAAACGCAAGCGACCCGCCTGAAAAAACTATCAAAGACATTCAACTTGATGACAATGGCCCACTTAGGATTCACAATTACCCTCATTGGGATCTCTGTGGATGCTGGCTTTCATAAGGAAGAACTATCCGCTCAATATGAAGCAAGCGGTTTTTACTTTGCAGGTTACGCCTTTAATTTCAACGGTTTTGAAACCATTGAAGAACCTACTTTTACCTCCCGAAAAGCAGAGATTGAAATTCATACGGGTTTTGATCATCTGGGAAATGTCTATCCAGAGAGACGCTTTTATACAATATCTCAAACAGCAACATCGGAAGTTGCCCTCTATACAATATGGCTTTCTCAAATATACGTCACTTTAGGCAACGAACTACCCGATGGTAAATGGAATATCTATGTTGCCTATCGGCCCTGGATCCTTTTAATCTGGATCGGAGGACTACTTATGGCCCTCTCCGGTTTCTTGGGTGTAATCCCCTTTAGAGCACGGAAAAAGAAAGATCCTCTAAAAAACAAAACCCGTTCTTAA
- the ccmE gene encoding cytochrome c maturation protein CcmE: MRPKHHRMFFILGSLTIGGLGLWLILTSFHENLIFFYGPTELISANPSPTKRVRIGGLVQEKSLELSAEMTSFKITDGETIVTIQYTGILPDLFREGQGIIAQGTYRGDHTFYAEEILAKHDESYMPKEVADTLKEKGLWQGDRP; this comes from the coding sequence GACCATTGGAGGACTGGGCCTCTGGCTTATTCTTACTTCCTTCCACGAAAACCTCATTTTCTTTTATGGCCCCACCGAATTAATCAGTGCAAACCCCAGCCCCACAAAACGGGTTCGCATTGGCGGATTGGTTCAAGAAAAAAGCCTAGAACTCTCAGCAGAAATGACCTCCTTCAAAATAACCGATGGAGAAACAATCGTCACGATTCAGTACACAGGAATCCTGCCAGATCTTTTTAGGGAAGGCCAAGGGATTATTGCTCAAGGGACCTATCGAGGTGATCATACTTTTTACGCCGAAGAAATCCTGGCAAAACATGATGAATCCTATATGCCAAAAGAAGTGGCCGATACCCTTAAGGAAAAAGGCCTTTGGCAAGGAGATCGCCCATGA